The following are encoded in a window of Panicum virgatum strain AP13 chromosome 5N, P.virgatum_v5, whole genome shotgun sequence genomic DNA:
- the LOC120674757 gene encoding uncharacterized protein LOC120674757 — MATEAVHQDTADSGETDAVDRALADVFGRDHWVIPAVKAALEESRRTRELVRQAVILGLYYTKYLCKNPPRQPPKTGHEWVLRTLRNENSCYNMFRMSPTCFEMLHEVLVRSYGLKSTSRMASREALAMFLWMVGPPEPVRQAEDKFTMSMETISRKFNHVLDCVWRLANDIIKPKDSDFGSVHPKLGNHKYVPLFNNAIGAIDGTHIRVIVPGNKQGGPYFNRHNDKTQNVLAICDFDRRFTFVAAGIPGSAHDWAVLREAMERCGDKFPHPPQGKYYLVDAGHPNRSGFLAPYKGGDVSSGSMETGALA; from the exons ATGGCAACAGAAGCCGTCCACCAAGATACAGCGGACTCAGGAGAGACAGATGCAGTGGATAGAGCACTTGCTGATGTATTCGGAAGGGATCATTGGGTCATTCCTGCTGTGAAGGCCGCACTTGAAGAAAGCAGGAGAACTAGAGAACTGGTGAGGCAGGCTGTCATACTTGGTCTTTATTACACAAAATATCTATGCAAAAATCCACCTAGGCAACCCCCTAAAACAGGACATGAGTGGGTACTAAGGACTCTTCGCAATGAAAATTCTTGTTACAACATGTTTAGGATGAGCCCTACATGTTTTGAGATGCTGCATGAGGTTTTGGTTAGGTCATATGGGTTGAAGTCAACAAGTAGGATGGCATCTAGAGAGGCTTTAGCCATGTTCTTGTGGATGGTTGGGCCCCCTGAACCTGTGAGGCAGGCAGAGGATAAGTTTACAATGTCAATGGAGACAATAAGTAGAAAATTCAATCATGTCTTGGATTGTGTGTGGAGGCTAGCCAACGACATAATAAAACCAAAGGACTCTGATTTTGGTTCAGTGCACCCAAAGTTAGGAAACCATAAGTATGTTCCACTGTTCAACAATGCAATTGGAGCCATTGATGGAACACATATCAGAGTCATTGTGCCTGGCAACAAGCAGGGCGGACCGTATTTCAATAGGCACAATGACAAAACTCAGAATGTGCTTGCCATCTGTGACTTCGACCGGAGGTTCACATTTGTTGCAGCTGGGATTCCAGGATCAGCACATGATTGGGCAGTCCTTAGGGAGGCGATGGAGAGGTGTGGTGACAAGTTTCCACATCCACCTCAAG GCAAGTATTACCTTGTGGATGCCGGGCACCCAAACCGAAGTGGGTTTTTGGCACCGTACAAGGGGGGTGACGTATCATCAGGCAGTATGGAAACGGGCGCCTTGGCCTAG